The Porites lutea chromosome 11, jaPorLute2.1, whole genome shotgun sequence genome includes a region encoding these proteins:
- the LOC140952672 gene encoding uncharacterized protein isoform X2 — MLPSVCAGKNMLPYCTFANPVAGCCAEKGFVVFKVFEKMSAGKKQRSSRFTQGMTDALVEAYGKHQYILQSKFSNLVTNEKKKEAWIKVADAVNAVNPAERKTVEQVKKKWEDVTGSVKKKERHARQQELKKLNTTGNGFLADEDNSDSAGPSVDILSQSEQEVARILGPEIFTGIPGGQDTMKLTLPKPVSDVEWETYSVMSDSLLEDNYCGALQEVSPNQEVTLHQNSMYKRDSIPSTSTANVKSNDTDDYHKAKKRKTLSEAQLDYFETVTAYYKLKMKKVELEISMLKDKKDKGRISSSVEE; from the exons ATGCTACCCTCAGTTTGCGCGGGAAAAAATATGTTGCCGTACTGTACGTTCGCCAATCCAGTGGCCGGTTGTTGTGCAGAAAAAGGTTTTGTGGTGTTTAAAG tttttgaaaagatgtctgccggaaaaaaacaaagaagttcgCGATTTACACAAGGCATGACAGATGCCCTGGTAGAAGCTTATGGAAAGCATCAA TACATTCTGCAGAGCAAATTTTCCAATCTTGTGACAAATGAGAAGAAGAAAGAGGCATGGATAAAGGTGGCAGATGCTGTTAATGCAGTAAACCCTGCAGAACGGAAAACAGTAGAACAG gttaaaaaaaaatgggaagatGTAACAGGAAGtgtcaagaaaaaagaaagacatgCCAGACAGCAAGAactcaaaaaattaaatacaacaGGAAATGGATTCTTAGCAGATGAG GACAACTCAGACAGTGCAGGGCCCAGCGTGGACATTCTAAGCCAGTCGGAGCAGGAGGTTGCCAGAATACTCGGCCCTGAAATCTTTACTGGCATTCCTGGGGGTCAAGATACTATGAAATTGA CTTTACCAAAACCTGTGTCAGATGTGGAGTGGGAAACGTACTCGGTGATGAGTGACAGCCTCCTTGAAGACAATTATTGTGGTGCATTGCAg GAAGTCAGCCCAAATCAGGAAGTTACTTTACATCAAAATTCCATGTACAAAAGGGATTCCATTCCAAGTACAAGTACAGCCAATGTCAAATCTAATGACACT GATGATTATCACAAAGCCAAGAAGAGAAAGACTCTTTCTGAAGCTCAACTGGAT TACTTTGAAACAGTTACAGCTTATTACaagctgaaaatgaagaagGTGGAGCTAGAAATATCAATGTTAAAAGACAAGAAAGATAAG GGTCGAATCAGCTCTTCCGTGGAAGAGTAG
- the LOC140952672 gene encoding uncharacterized protein isoform X1 encodes MLPSVCAGKNMLPYCTFANPVAGCCAEKGFVVFKVFEKMSAGKKQRSSRFTQGMTDALVEAYGKHQYILQSKFSNLVTNEKKKEAWIKVADAVNAVNPAERKTVEQVKKKWEDVTGSVKKKERHARQQELKKLNTTGNGFLADEDNSDSAGPSVDILSQSEQEVARILGPEIFTGIPGGQDTMKLTLPKPVSDVEWETYSVMSDSLLEDNYCGALQEVSPNQEVTLHQNSMYKRDSIPSTSTANVKSNDTDDYHKAKKSKMLAETLQDDDYHKAKKRKTLSEAQLDYFETVTAYYKLKMKKVELEISMLKDKKDKGRISSSVEE; translated from the exons ATGCTACCCTCAGTTTGCGCGGGAAAAAATATGTTGCCGTACTGTACGTTCGCCAATCCAGTGGCCGGTTGTTGTGCAGAAAAAGGTTTTGTGGTGTTTAAAG tttttgaaaagatgtctgccggaaaaaaacaaagaagttcgCGATTTACACAAGGCATGACAGATGCCCTGGTAGAAGCTTATGGAAAGCATCAA TACATTCTGCAGAGCAAATTTTCCAATCTTGTGACAAATGAGAAGAAGAAAGAGGCATGGATAAAGGTGGCAGATGCTGTTAATGCAGTAAACCCTGCAGAACGGAAAACAGTAGAACAG gttaaaaaaaaatgggaagatGTAACAGGAAGtgtcaagaaaaaagaaagacatgCCAGACAGCAAGAactcaaaaaattaaatacaacaGGAAATGGATTCTTAGCAGATGAG GACAACTCAGACAGTGCAGGGCCCAGCGTGGACATTCTAAGCCAGTCGGAGCAGGAGGTTGCCAGAATACTCGGCCCTGAAATCTTTACTGGCATTCCTGGGGGTCAAGATACTATGAAATTGA CTTTACCAAAACCTGTGTCAGATGTGGAGTGGGAAACGTACTCGGTGATGAGTGACAGCCTCCTTGAAGACAATTATTGTGGTGCATTGCAg GAAGTCAGCCCAAATCAGGAAGTTACTTTACATCAAAATTCCATGTACAAAAGGGATTCCATTCCAAGTACAAGTACAGCCAATGTCAAATCTAATGACACT GATGATTATCACAAAGCCAAGAAAAGCAAGATGCTTGCAGAAACATTACAGGAT GATGATTATCACAAAGCCAAGAAGAGAAAGACTCTTTCTGAAGCTCAACTGGAT TACTTTGAAACAGTTACAGCTTATTACaagctgaaaatgaagaagGTGGAGCTAGAAATATCAATGTTAAAAGACAAGAAAGATAAG GGTCGAATCAGCTCTTCCGTGGAAGAGTAG
- the LOC140952672 gene encoding uncharacterized protein isoform X3, giving the protein MSAGKKQRSSRFTQGMTDALVEAYGKHQYILQSKFSNLVTNEKKKEAWIKVADAVNAVNPAERKTVEQVKKKWEDVTGSVKKKERHARQQELKKLNTTGNGFLADEDNSDSAGPSVDILSQSEQEVARILGPEIFTGIPGGQDTMKLTLPKPVSDVEWETYSVMSDSLLEDNYCGALQEVSPNQEVTLHQNSMYKRDSIPSTSTANVKSNDTDDYHKAKKSKMLAETLQDDDYHKAKKRKTLSEAQLDYFETVTAYYKLKMKKVELEISMLKDKKDKGRISSSVEE; this is encoded by the exons atgtctgccggaaaaaaacaaagaagttcgCGATTTACACAAGGCATGACAGATGCCCTGGTAGAAGCTTATGGAAAGCATCAA TACATTCTGCAGAGCAAATTTTCCAATCTTGTGACAAATGAGAAGAAGAAAGAGGCATGGATAAAGGTGGCAGATGCTGTTAATGCAGTAAACCCTGCAGAACGGAAAACAGTAGAACAG gttaaaaaaaaatgggaagatGTAACAGGAAGtgtcaagaaaaaagaaagacatgCCAGACAGCAAGAactcaaaaaattaaatacaacaGGAAATGGATTCTTAGCAGATGAG GACAACTCAGACAGTGCAGGGCCCAGCGTGGACATTCTAAGCCAGTCGGAGCAGGAGGTTGCCAGAATACTCGGCCCTGAAATCTTTACTGGCATTCCTGGGGGTCAAGATACTATGAAATTGA CTTTACCAAAACCTGTGTCAGATGTGGAGTGGGAAACGTACTCGGTGATGAGTGACAGCCTCCTTGAAGACAATTATTGTGGTGCATTGCAg GAAGTCAGCCCAAATCAGGAAGTTACTTTACATCAAAATTCCATGTACAAAAGGGATTCCATTCCAAGTACAAGTACAGCCAATGTCAAATCTAATGACACT GATGATTATCACAAAGCCAAGAAAAGCAAGATGCTTGCAGAAACATTACAGGAT GATGATTATCACAAAGCCAAGAAGAGAAAGACTCTTTCTGAAGCTCAACTGGAT TACTTTGAAACAGTTACAGCTTATTACaagctgaaaatgaagaagGTGGAGCTAGAAATATCAATGTTAAAAGACAAGAAAGATAAG GGTCGAATCAGCTCTTCCGTGGAAGAGTAG